In Lycium ferocissimum isolate CSIRO_LF1 chromosome 11, AGI_CSIRO_Lferr_CH_V1, whole genome shotgun sequence, a single genomic region encodes these proteins:
- the LOC132038524 gene encoding uncharacterized protein LOC132038524, translating into MNLPHLHPIPHCSFNVSYSSLPPSSQSLRKNITSFTISATSRPIVSRQIPARDRIIDFGKHKGKMLGTLPSKYLKWVTKNLRARDFEEWAQLADQVLSDPIYNDRIEWEFAQNLLNGDVSPGTKNNAVSELLEISTRFGWDNEDKLGWSKIDFELLGTSKGGRIPRLIMDSHNKKSTGPIAFDTKEESEKDNRERRRERVRLQRRKSDPNVTDRRGNVDNYNVKKEQFVTESGNRFPGREALLKKALSLGSRKSF; encoded by the coding sequence ATGAATCTTCCCCATCTTCATCCAATCCCACATTGCTCATTCAATGTCTCCTATTCTTCTTTACCCCCATCTTCACAGTCCTTGAGGAAGAACATTACTTCTTTCACAATCTCAGCAACTTCAAGACCAATTGTGTCCAGACAAATCCCAGCACGAGACAGAATCATAGATTTCGGTAAACACAAAGGTAAAATGCTTGGAACACTTCCATCCAAATACCTTAAATGGGTGACAAAGAATCTCCGTGCACGTGACTTTGAAGAGTGGGCCCAACTTGCTGACCAAGTGTTATCTGACCCTATTTATAACGACAGAATTGAATGGGAATTTGCACAAAATCTCCTCAACGGTGACGTGTCACCAGGAACAAAGAATAATGCGGTTTCTGAGTTGTTGGAAATTAGTACAAGATTTGGTTGGGATAATGAAGATAAGTTGGGTTGGAGTAAAATTGATTTTGAATTGCTTGGAACATCAAAGGGTGGTCGAATACCAAGGCTAATAATGGATTCGCACAATAAGAAGAGTACGGGTCCAATTGCATTCGATacaaaagaagaaagtgaaaaagataATAGGGAGAGGAGAAGGGAAAGGGTAAGGTTACAGAGGAGAAAGAGTGATCCAAATGTCACAGATAGAAGAGGAAATGTTGATAATTATAATGTCAAGAAAGAGCAATTTGTAACGGAAAGTGGCAATCGTTTTCCAGGTCGTGAAGCATTGTTGAAGAAAGCTTTGTCTCTTGGTAGCAGGAAATCGTTTTAG